From a region of the Mycobacteroides saopaulense genome:
- the eat gene encoding ethanolamine permease: MSSPDDAVSPRVDAPLDHAGVQSHLEGADYLARRQLKSGTAGWVLLAGLGVSYVISGDYAGWNTGLSKGGFGGMAIAAVIIAAMYLSMVLSMAEMSSALPTAGGGYTFARRALGPWGGFATGTAILIEYAIAPAAIATFIGSYVQSLHLFGLKDGWWIYLAVYAIFIGIHLSGAGEALKTMFVITGIALVGLAIFAIGAVGRFDLHNLTDIPVDETATGASALLPFGYLGIWAAVPFAIWLFLAIEGVPLAAEEARDPAKNIPRGIVMAMLVLVVTGTAVLFLVPGAGGAEAMGQSGNPLVEALGTTTVAKAVNYIGLAGLIASFFSIVYAYSRQTFALSRAGYLPTGLSITNSRKAPVLALIVPGIVGFLLSLTGEGAMLLNMAVFGAALSYVLMMVSHIVLRIREPEMPRPYRTPGGIVTSGFALVIACAAVVATFIVDTTAAFATFGVFVLFMAYFGLYSRHHLVANSPDEEFAALAEAENELK, encoded by the coding sequence ATGTCCAGTCCCGATGATGCCGTCAGCCCACGCGTGGATGCACCGCTCGATCACGCGGGCGTTCAATCACACCTGGAGGGCGCCGACTACCTCGCCCGCCGTCAGCTGAAGTCGGGTACCGCGGGATGGGTGCTGCTGGCAGGTCTCGGAGTCAGCTATGTCATCTCCGGGGACTACGCGGGCTGGAATACGGGCCTGAGCAAGGGCGGCTTCGGCGGAATGGCGATAGCGGCGGTCATCATCGCGGCGATGTACCTGTCCATGGTGCTCAGCATGGCGGAGATGTCGTCGGCCTTACCCACCGCAGGTGGCGGGTATACCTTCGCGCGGCGCGCGTTGGGGCCGTGGGGCGGGTTCGCTACCGGGACCGCGATTCTCATTGAGTACGCGATCGCGCCGGCTGCCATCGCCACCTTCATCGGAAGCTATGTCCAGTCCCTACACCTGTTCGGGCTCAAAGACGGCTGGTGGATCTATCTGGCGGTGTACGCGATTTTCATCGGAATCCATCTCAGTGGTGCCGGCGAGGCGCTCAAGACGATGTTCGTGATCACCGGGATCGCGCTGGTCGGCCTCGCGATTTTCGCCATCGGTGCCGTCGGCCGATTCGACCTGCACAATCTGACCGACATTCCTGTCGACGAAACCGCAACGGGGGCATCGGCATTACTGCCCTTTGGGTATCTGGGCATCTGGGCGGCCGTGCCGTTCGCGATCTGGTTGTTCCTGGCGATCGAGGGCGTGCCGCTGGCTGCCGAGGAGGCTCGCGATCCGGCAAAGAACATCCCACGCGGCATCGTGATGGCGATGCTGGTGCTCGTCGTCACCGGCACGGCCGTATTGTTTCTCGTTCCCGGCGCAGGTGGCGCCGAAGCCATGGGGCAATCGGGCAATCCGCTGGTCGAGGCGCTCGGCACCACCACGGTGGCCAAGGCGGTCAACTACATCGGGCTGGCCGGACTTATCGCGAGCTTCTTCTCCATCGTCTACGCCTACAGTCGGCAGACCTTCGCGCTGTCCCGGGCGGGCTACCTGCCGACGGGGCTGTCGATCACCAACAGCCGCAAGGCGCCGGTGCTGGCATTGATCGTGCCGGGAATCGTCGGATTCCTGTTGTCGCTCACGGGTGAAGGCGCCATGTTGCTCAACATGGCCGTGTTCGGGGCGGCGCTGAGCTATGTGCTGATGATGGTGAGCCACATCGTGCTGCGGATCCGCGAACCCGAGATGCCGCGGCCCTACCGGACGCCAGGGGGCATCGTCACCAGCGGTTTCGCGCTGGTGATCGCCTGCGCTGCGGTGGTGGCGACGTTCATCGTGGATACCACCGCGGCTTTTGCCACGTTCGGGGTATTCGTGCTGTTTATGGCGTACTTTGGGTTGTATAGCCGTCACCATTTGGTTGCGAACTCGCCGGATGAAGAGTTCGCGGCGCTCGCTGAAGCCGAGAATGAACTGAAATAG
- the mftG gene encoding mycofactocin dehydrogenase MftG yields MHADALVVGAGSAGSILAGRLSEDPSFRVMLVEAGPASSADEDGVRDGYRLPIGPDSQIATYYWATLTSTGDQAELVRGSVVGGSGAINGGYFVRGRPEDFDGWSVPGWSWTDVRDHFRAMETDRDFRDDPLHGSSGPIPIGRRHEQSSAGRELMDLAVKRGYPLVADLNGAAGVGVGLVPLNIDSGMRVGPARAYLESAGWRPNLGVYSGTRVLRVLCSGGRATGVQVAVGSSVRTLTADRIILSAGAIESAKLLLLSGLGPADDLRAVGVEPVVDLPGVGTRVMDHAEWVLDTGDAGQQGHPVLDTVLHTDRRTGVEIRPYTTGFAAMAGVRVEGADARQIGVALMTPQCRGRVELRSPDPGAPVYIDLRYDSETADMDRLRDGVRLVSELYGRRFGGPRWSTSQHLCATAPMGNDGDKHAVVDKYCRVRGIDGLFVIDGSVMPTIPSRGPAATIAMIGHRAAQFVAWS; encoded by the coding sequence ATCCACGCGGATGCGCTCGTCGTGGGTGCGGGTAGCGCGGGTTCCATTCTGGCAGGGCGCCTTTCCGAGGATCCATCGTTTCGGGTGATGCTTGTCGAGGCGGGCCCGGCGTCCTCCGCGGACGAAGACGGTGTGCGCGACGGATATCGCCTCCCGATTGGGCCAGACAGCCAGATAGCCACCTATTACTGGGCGACGCTGACCTCCACGGGTGATCAGGCCGAGCTGGTTCGGGGATCTGTGGTGGGTGGCTCGGGTGCGATCAACGGCGGCTACTTCGTGCGCGGCAGGCCAGAGGACTTCGACGGATGGTCGGTGCCGGGATGGTCCTGGACGGATGTGCGTGACCACTTCCGTGCCATGGAGACCGACCGAGACTTTCGTGATGATCCGCTGCACGGGTCGTCGGGTCCCATACCCATCGGGCGTAGGCACGAACAGAGTAGCGCTGGAAGGGAATTGATGGATCTCGCGGTCAAACGCGGGTATCCGTTGGTGGCCGATCTCAATGGTGCGGCCGGCGTCGGCGTGGGCTTGGTGCCGCTGAACATCGACAGCGGGATGAGAGTCGGGCCTGCGCGCGCTTACCTGGAGAGTGCGGGCTGGCGCCCCAATCTCGGGGTGTATTCCGGTACCCGGGTGCTGCGGGTGTTGTGCAGCGGTGGGCGGGCCACCGGGGTGCAGGTTGCGGTGGGGAGTTCGGTGAGGACCCTTACCGCCGATCGAATCATTCTGAGCGCGGGGGCGATTGAGAGCGCGAAGCTGCTGTTGCTGTCCGGCCTCGGCCCGGCCGACGATCTGCGTGCGGTGGGTGTGGAGCCGGTCGTGGATCTGCCGGGTGTGGGTACCCGAGTGATGGATCACGCGGAATGGGTGCTGGATACCGGCGACGCGGGGCAGCAGGGCCATCCGGTTCTGGATACCGTGCTGCACACCGACCGTCGGACCGGTGTGGAGATACGCCCCTATACAACAGGATTCGCGGCAATGGCGGGGGTGCGAGTGGAGGGTGCAGACGCCCGCCAGATCGGTGTCGCATTGATGACACCGCAATGCCGGGGCCGCGTGGAACTGCGATCACCGGATCCCGGGGCACCGGTTTACATCGACCTGAGGTACGACAGCGAGACCGCCGATATGGATCGGTTGCGCGACGGGGTGCGCTTGGTGTCCGAGCTGTATGGGCGGCGGTTCGGCGGTCCGCGGTGGTCCACCTCGCAGCATCTGTGCGCAACCGCGCCGATGGGCAATGACGGCGACAAGCACGCTGTTGTCGACAAATATTGTCGTGTCAGGGGAATCGACGGGTTGTTCGTCATCGACGGGTCTGTCATGCCGACCATCCCCAGCCGTGGCCCCGCCGCCACCATTGCCATGATCGGGCATCGAGCCGCCCAGTTTGTTGCGTGGTCGTAA
- the mftF gene encoding mycofactocin biosynthesis glycosyltransferase MftF (Members of this protein family, MftF, are glycosyltransferases, members of PF00535 (glycosyl transferase family 2). The encoding gene is found as part of the mycofactocin cassette, in Mycobacterium tuberculosis, many other Actinobacteria, and occasional members of other lineages. Mycofactocin itself, a putative redox carrier, is a heavily modified derivative of the C-terminal Val-Tyr dipeptide of the mycofactocin precursor MftA (TIGR03969).) has protein sequence MTTSDEQAQNVSTPQERLPDGFAVQVDRRVRVLDEGSALLGGSPTRLLRLAPAARTLLSGGRLEVRDATSAQLARTLLDATVAHPRPAGGPGYRDVTVVIPCRNNGFGLRRLLRALRGMRVIVVDDGSTIPIVESDLEGMYCDVQVVRHADSRGPAAARNTGLKLATTDFVAFLDSDVVPRRGWLEALLGHFSDPAVALVAPRIVGLVLSDNAIARYEAVRSSLDLGLREAPVVPYGPVSYVPSAAIVVRRSAIDEIGGFDESLQCGEDVDLCWRLIEVGSRLRYEPVSHVAHDHRLTLREWFARKAFYGKSAAPLSTRHPDKVAPMVISRWTLLVWILAAVGSGMGYLAAAGMAALAAGRVARTLRGVDTPPRDVVRVAAQGVGGAALQIASALCRHYWPLALMAAALSRRSRQVLVVAAVVDGVVDWMKRNDNSASPDDRIGLIEYVLLKRLDDIAYGIGLWSGIVQERDLGALRPELRP, from the coding sequence ATGACCACGAGCGACGAGCAGGCGCAGAACGTGTCGACGCCGCAGGAACGGCTGCCCGATGGATTCGCCGTCCAGGTGGACCGCAGGGTCCGGGTTCTCGATGAGGGCTCTGCCCTGTTGGGCGGCTCGCCGACCCGTCTGTTGAGATTGGCTCCGGCCGCGCGGACGCTGCTATCGGGCGGGCGGCTCGAAGTGCGTGATGCGACCAGCGCGCAGCTCGCGCGGACACTGCTGGACGCGACCGTCGCGCACCCGCGTCCGGCGGGTGGGCCGGGATACCGCGACGTGACAGTTGTTATTCCCTGCCGTAACAACGGATTTGGATTACGAAGACTGCTTCGGGCGCTTCGCGGAATGCGTGTGATCGTTGTCGACGACGGTTCCACCATCCCGATCGTGGAGAGCGATCTGGAGGGCATGTACTGCGATGTGCAGGTGGTGCGCCACGCGGACAGTCGCGGTCCGGCGGCGGCTCGCAACACCGGTTTGAAGCTGGCGACCACGGACTTCGTCGCGTTCCTCGATTCGGATGTGGTGCCCAGGCGGGGCTGGCTCGAGGCGCTGCTGGGGCACTTCAGCGATCCGGCGGTCGCTCTCGTCGCGCCCCGCATCGTAGGATTGGTGTTGAGTGACAACGCTATTGCTCGATATGAGGCGGTTAGGTCCTCACTGGACCTCGGCCTGCGGGAGGCGCCGGTCGTGCCGTACGGACCGGTGTCGTACGTCCCCAGCGCGGCGATCGTGGTCCGCCGTTCCGCGATCGACGAGATCGGTGGATTCGACGAATCGTTGCAGTGCGGCGAGGACGTGGACCTGTGCTGGCGACTGATCGAGGTGGGATCTCGGCTCCGGTACGAGCCCGTCTCACATGTGGCTCACGATCATCGGCTGACTCTTCGAGAGTGGTTCGCGCGCAAAGCATTCTACGGAAAGAGCGCGGCTCCGCTGTCGACACGCCACCCCGACAAGGTGGCACCGATGGTCATCTCCCGGTGGACGCTGCTGGTGTGGATCCTGGCGGCGGTCGGCTCGGGGATGGGCTATCTGGCCGCGGCAGGTATGGCCGCGCTGGCGGCGGGACGTGTCGCGCGCACGCTGCGCGGCGTGGACACTCCGCCACGTGACGTGGTTCGGGTGGCCGCCCAAGGGGTGGGTGGGGCCGCGTTGCAGATCGCGTCGGCGCTGTGCCGTCATTACTGGCCGCTGGCATTGATGGCCGCGGCGCTGTCGCGCCGTAGTCGGCAGGTGCTCGTGGTGGCCGCGGTTGTCGATGGCGTCGTGGATTGGATGAAGCGCAACGACAACTCGGCCTCACCCGATGATCGCATCGGTTTGATCGAGTATGTGCTGTTGAAGCGTCTGGACGACATCGCTTATGGGATTGGCCTGTGGTCCGGGATCGTGCAGGAGCGCGACCTCGGCGCACTCCGACCGGAACTACGGCCCTGA